The nucleotide sequence GGGATTCGCCCTGATCGCCCCGCCCACCGCTCGGGCGCCCAGGGGTCTGCCTGTTCTCTCGGCGAGTTCGCCGTAACTCGTGGCTGTTCCCCATGGGACGTCGGTGAGGGCGTTCCAGACCTCCTCCTGGAAGTCGGTGCCGTAGCTGTCGAGCGGAAGGGTGAAGCCGAAGCGGCGCCGGGCGAAGTAGTCGTCGAGCTGGCGGCGGGCCTCGTCGAGGAGCGGTGTCGGCTGCCACGACAGCTCGTCGGCGCAGGGCGGGAGGGCCGGGTTCTCGTCGGCCTCGATGTCGAGACGCGAGATCGCGGGCCCTCGGGCGTGGATGGTGAGGACGCCGATGGGCGAGTCGTGTCGGGCGACGCTGACGGCGGTACGGGGATGGGTGGCTGTGGTCATGGCGTCACGGTAGGGGTCAGGCGTCCTCGGCGGGTCGGCCGGCGGCCCACTCTGTGGACAGCTGCTCGGCCGCACCGGATGTGGGGGACCGGTGCTGGGCGTGACGGGGACGCGCTGGGTCGGCGCGAGTTGGTACGGTGTGAGCACCGTGAGCCGCTCGGCTCGCTCTGTCTGTGCCGGGAGGGTCCATGACGACCTCGTCGCCCGCGCGATTCCACAGCGTCAGGATCGGCGCAGCGACGTTCGCGCTCGACGCCCCGCTGATCGTCGGTCGGCGCCCCTCGCCGCCGCGGATCGTGCGGGGTGCGGTGCCGCGACTCGCGGCCGTGCCCTCCGCTCGCGGCGAGGTCTCCGCGACGCACGTCGACATCCGGCAGGAGGGGACGGCGGTGGTGGTGACGGACATGCGGTCGACGAACGGCACCCGCGTCGTCATTCCGGGCCGACTTCCCGTGGCTTTACGGCAGGGCGAGTCGATCGTGGTGCTCGCGGGCACGATAGTAGACATAGGTGACGGGAACCATCTCGAGATCCTGCCCCTGAACCGCCTCGTCCCCCAGGAAGAATCAGCCCTGTGACCCAGATCGGCCGCCCCACGACCGCACACACCATCCGCCTCGGCGACGCGTCGAGCGTCGTCCTCGACTGGGCGGGCGCCACCGACGTGGGGCTCCGACGCGCTCACAACGAGGACAGCTTCGTCGCGCGCTCACCGCTCTTCGTCGTCGCCGACGGCATGGGCGGTCACAGCGCCGGCGACGTGGCCTCCGACGCCGTGGTCCGGCGGCTCGACGAATCGGCCACCGGCGATTTCTTCGACACCGAGTCGCTCGAGGAGGCTCTGCGGCTCGCCACGGACGACATCGAGGTGGCCGCCGTCGGCACCGAACTGGGCGTCGGCACCACCGTCACCGGCGCGATCCTCACGCGCGAGGGCGACTCCGCGTACTTCACGATCTTCAACGTCGGCGACTCGCGCGTCTACATGCTCGACTCCGGCCTGCTGAGCCAGGTCACCGTCGACCACTCGGTCGTCCAGGAGATGGTCGCGGCCGGCATGCTCCACCCCGACGACGCCGAGAACCACCCGGACAGCAATGTCATCACCAAGGCGATCGGGTTCGGCGCCGAGCCGAGCCCGGACTACTGGCGGGTTCCTGCGCGAGCCGGGCTGCGGCTCCTGATCTGCTCGGACGGTCTGACGAAAGAGCTGCCGACGGCAGCGATCGCCGCGGGCCTCGCCGAGCACGCGGACACCGAGGAGGCCGCCACGGCTCTGGTCGCGGCGGCGGTCGCGGCGGGCGGTCGGGACAACGTCACCGCGGTCGTCGTGGACGTGCGCAAGGTGGTCGAGAAGGCCGACCTGGAGGCCACTCTGCCGACCGATCGGCTGCCCCGACCCTGACCCACGCCCCCCGAAGTGGGGGCCAGGCAGTTGTCCACAGATGCCCCCCAGGCCCCCCGGTGGGGCGGGGGTGTCCGCATACAATGCTGAGGATCGGCAATCCGACGCGGGCGCCTCGGGCGTCCTCCACCCAAGCATCCGAGGGGGCGACATGGCACGGCGCCTGCCGTCGCAGCCCCCTGTGCTGCCTGGCTTCTCGCACATGCACGTGCTGGGTTCCGGCGGCTTCGCCGACGTCTTCCTCTACGAGCAGAACATGCCGCGCCGGCAGGTCGCGGTCAAGGTCATGCTGAGCGAGGTCGTCAACGACCAGGTCCGGCAGATGTTCCAGGCCGAGGCCAACCTCATGGCGCAGCTCAGCGGTCACCCCTCGATCCTCACCGTGTACCAGGCGAGCGTGTCGGCCGACGGGCGGCCCTACCTCGTGATGGAGCTGTGCTCCTCGTCGCTCAGCGAGCGCTACCGTCGCGAGCGGATCCCCGTGGCCGACGTCATGCGCATCGCGGTGAAGATCGGCAGCGCCATCGAGACCGCGCACCGTCAGGGCGTGCTCCACCGCGACATCAAGCCGTCGAACATCCTCATGACGGCCTACGGCCACCCCGTGCTCTCCGACTTCGGCATCGCGGCCTCCCTCGGCGAGAGCGAGCCGACCGAGGTGGTCGGCCTGTCGATCCCGTGGTCCGCTCCCGAGGTCCTCCGCGACGACACGTCCGGCACCGTCGCCAGCGAGGTGTGGTCGCTCGGGGCGACGGTGTATTCGCTCCTGGCCGGCCGCAGCCCCTTCGAGGTCATGGGCGGTGCGAACACGTCGGCCGACCTCATGCAGCGGATCGAGAAGGGCCGGATCCAGTCCATCGGCCGCACCGACGTCCCGCCGAGTCTCGAGGCGGCGCTCCAGCGGTCCATGTCGCACCGGCCGGAGCAGCGGCAGGCCAGCGTCCTGGAGCTCGTACGCGACTTCCAGCAGGTCGAGTCCGAGCTCGGTGTCGCGCAGACGCCCATCGAGGTCGCGGTCGACGACTGGGCGCTGGCCACCGTCGCGGACCTCGAGGATCGCACGCGGGTGCGCGGATCAGAGGGCGCTCCGGTCGCCTCCGGCGCCCGTCGACGCCGGCGCCGCTCGCTGGAGGGCTCCGCCGCATCCGGCGGGCTCGACGCGGGTGTCCGCAACAGCAAGGCGATCCCGCGCAGCACGGGCACGCGTCCGGAGGCGAAGAGCCCGAAACGGTCGCAGTACCTCGCCTGGGCGGTGATCGCCGCCGCGTTCGTCGCTCTCGTGCTCGTCGGCATCTCGTCGCTCTTCCTGATCCGGTCGTCGTCCTCGGACATCCCGCAGGTCTCGAACATCCACGCGTCGGTCACCGGTTCGTCGGTCCGGTTCAGCTGGACTGATCCAGGGCTCCGGTCGGGCGACACCTATGTCGTCACCTCGGGCACCGACAACAAGAGCACGCAGACGTCCTCGACCTTCCTCGCACCCATCACCGACGGCCAGCAGGTCTGCATCACCGTGACCGTCAACCGCGCCGGGAAGAACGGTCCCGCCAGCGCCGAGAAGTGCGCGGCGGCGAAGGGCTCTTCGTGAGTCGACTGCTCCGCTGGCTCCTGGCGCACCGCTCGGCGGCCGCCACGGGTCTTCTCGCCGTCGTCATCGCGGCGGTGTGCGCCACGATCGGGCTGACGAGCTCCGGCTACCAGGCGCAGCGCGTGAGTCTCGACGACGGCACCGTCTGGGTCGCGAACGACTCGCTCACGGCGATCGGCCGAGCCAACCCCGCCGTGCTCCAGCTCAATTCGGCGGCGCGGAGCACGGGCAGCGACCTCGCGGTCGTCCAGGACGCCTCGCACGTCCTCCTCCTCGACCAGAGCGACGCCACGGTCGGGGCCGTGAACACCAGCACCGCCTCGGTGTCGCAGACGGTGCCGCTGCCGCCGAACAGCCCCGACGTCCTGCTCTCCGGCGACACCGTCGTGATCGTGTCGGGCAAGACGGGCGAGTTCTGGTCGACACCGGTCTCGTCGCTCGACGCGTTCGATGCGACGTCGCAGGCGGACCTCAGCCTGGGCTCCAACGTCGTCACGGGGATGACGCCCTCGGGGACCCTCGTGGCGTACTCGCCCGACAGCTCCGAGATCTCGCGGGTCGACGACGTCACGACGTTCGGCGTCTCGTCGACGACGCGGGTCACGAGCATGAAGAAGTCCGATTCCTTCCAGGTGGCGTCGATCGGCAGCCACTGGGCCGTGCTCGACACGACTCGGGACGTCCTGGTGGTCGACGGCCACCGGGTCGACCTCTCCGGTGACGTCACCGGCCGCGTCGCGCTGCAGGAGTCCGCCGACTCCGGCAGCACGGTGCGCGTCGCGTCGGCGTCGGGGCTCCTCGACGTCTCGTTCTCGGGCTCCGTGTCGACCCGGGTCTCGGGTCGGGGCGGCGATCCCGCGCGTCCGGTGACCGTCGGGGGCTGCACGTACGCCGCCTGGGCGGACGGCGCCGGCTGGAACGACTGCTCCTCGTCGGGGCGCCTCCAGAAGCTCGCCTCCATGCCCGCTTCGGCGTCGCTCCAGTTCCAGGAGAACGGCGGCCGGGTCGTCCTCAACGACACGGCAGGCGGCTCCAGCTGGGCCGTCCAGAGGTCCGGTCAGCTCATCGACAACTGGAGCGACCTGATCACGAACGACAAGGAGCAGCAGAAGAACCCGATCAAGGACGACAGCGACCAGCAGAAGCTCGAGGTCCAGGAGAAACCGCCCGTCGCCGTCGACGACTCGTTCGGCGCGCGGCCCGGCAGGGCGACCGTCCTGCCGGTCCTCCTGAACGACTACGACCCGAACGGCGACCCGCTCGTCATCACCGCCGTGACTCCGGTGTCGGCCTCGGTCGGCAAGGTCGAGATCATCGCCAGCGCTCAGCAGCTCCAGCTGACCCTCGCGGCCAACGCCTCCGGCGTCGTGACGTTCGACTACACGATCACAGACGGCCGGGGCGGCAGCGACAGTGCGCGCGTCACCGTGACGATCCGGCGTCCGGGCGAGAACTCCGCGCCCGAGCAGGTCCGCGCCACGAAGGCCGTGGTCGCGTCCTCCGGCCGGGTCACCGTCGACACTCTCGGCGACTGGGTCGATCCCGACGGGGACCCGTTCTACCTCACCGGCGCCACCGGGGCATCGGGCGGCACCGTGACGTTCAAGCCCACCGGCGAGGTGGTCTACCAGGACTCCGGCAAGGGGCCCTCCACGCAGGAGATCCTCCTCACGGTCTCCGACGGCACGGCGGTCGGAAGAGGCACGCTCACGATTACCGTCGACGCCGCCGGCCAGGTGCCCCTCACCGCGGAGTCGTTCTCGGTGCAGGCGTACTCGGGCGAGGTCACCACGGTGAGTCCGCTCCAGTACGCCCAGGGCGGCACGGGCACGATCAAGCTGAACAGCGTGCCGGCGAAGACGGGGGCGACGATCACGCCCAGCTACTCGGCGGGCACGTTCACCTTCGTCAGCACCGTGGTCGGCACCCACAACCTCGAATACACCGTGACCGACGGCGACAAGACGGCCACGGGCACCGTGCGCGTCGACGTGCAGGCTCCGCCGCAGCCGAACACCCCGCCGATCACCACTCCGAAGACCGTGTTCGTCCAGAGCCTCAGCACTCAGACCGTCGACATCACGGCGTCCGACTCCGACCCGGCCGGAAACGTGCTCATGGTGACGGCGTCGAGCGCCCTGCCCGCGTCGTCCGGGGTGCAGGTGCAGATCCTGGAGCAGAGATACCTGCGCATCACTCTGACCGCGCCACTGGACCGGGGGCCGGTGTCGTTCACCTACACGGTGACGAACGGGCTGGCGTCGGCTCAGGGGTCGGTGACAGTGGTCCAGATCCCGCGACCGACGACCCTGCAGCCTCCCATCGCGACGAACGACCAGGCGACCGCGCGTGTCGGCGAGACGATCGACATCGACGTCCTCGCGAACGACGAGCAGCCCGACGGCGAGGCGATCACTCTCGAGCCGAAGCTCGTGAAGAACGTCTCGTCGGGCGGGGGCCTGCTGTTCGTCTCGGGGGACCAGCTCCGCTATCTCGCCCCGAAGAGTCCGGGCAACTTCACCGCCGAGTACGCCATCGAGGGCGCCGACGGGCAGAGGGCGACCGCGCAGGTGAGCATCGCGGTGCGAGAGGCCGACGCCGCCACGAACAACCCTCCGGTGCCCCAGGCGCTGACCGCGCGTGTCGTGGCCGGTCAGACCGTCCGGATCCAGGTGCCGCTCGGCGACATCGATCCCGACGGCGACTCCGTGCAGCTTCTCGGCGTCGACTCGAACCCGCAGAAGGGCAACGTCTCGTCGGTCGGCTCGAACTACATCGACTATCAGGCGGGCACCTACTCGGCGGGCACGGACTCCTTCACGTACACGGTGATCGACAGTCTCGGCGCCCGAGCGACCGGGACGATCCGCGTCGGCATCTCGCCCAAGGCACAGGACGCCCGCAACCCGATCGCCGTCGCCGACGCGGTCACGATGCGACCGGGCGGAAGCATCCAGGTGCAGGTGCTGGCGAACGACTCCGATCCCGACGGCGGCAGCCTGCACGTGGTGGCCGTGAAGCCCAACGACAAGGCCGTGAAGGCGACCATCGAGGCCGGAGGCGTGGTGCGGGTCACCCCGCCCGACCGGGCCGGCACGTACGGCCTCGTGTACACCGTCGCGAACGACCTCGGCGGCGAGTCGTCGAACTTCATCACGGTCAAGGTCGATCCGAAAGCCGCACTCAACTACCCCGTCGCTCAGGACAGCGATCTGACGCTGAACAACATCCTGAACCGCAAGACGATCGACGTGAACGTCCTCGCGAACGTCTTCTTCGCCGACGGGAACGTGTCGACCCTAGGCCTCGGGGTCCTCCCCGGGTACGGCAAGACGGCTCAGGTCACTGCGAACCACCGGATCCGGGTGACGATCACCGACAAGAGTCAGATCATCCCGTTCTACGTCTCGCACCCCGGCGACCCCTCGATCCGGGCCTACGCGTTCATCCGCGTGCCAGGCTTCGACGACGCGCTGCCGCAGGTCAACGAGGCCGCCGCCCCGCTGACGGTCGTCAGCGAGAAGACCCTGACGATCGACCTCAACAAGTACGTCATCTCGACGAGCCCGAGCGGCGTCCGACTGACCGACACGTCCACGGTGCGGGCCACGCACTCCGACGGCAGCGATCTCGTCGTGAACTCGACGACCCTGCGCTTCACCTCCGCGGCCGCGTTCTTCGGACAGGCGTCGATCTCGTTCCAGGTCACCGACGGATCATCGGCGACCGACCCCTCCGGTCACACGGCGACGCTCGTGCTGCCCATCACCGTGTCCGCGCGTGCCAATCAGCCACCCGTGTTCGACGGCGCGACCCTCGACCTCGAGCCCGGCGACTCACGCACCCTCGACCTCACGAAGCTCACGACCTACAACTATCCGAAGGACGTCGGGGAGCTTCGCTACGCGGCCACGACGAGCGACGTGCCCGGCTTCACGTTCTCGATCTCGGGCCAGCAGCTGACGATCCGGGCCGACGCCGATGCGGCCAAGGGAACGAGCTCCCGGCTCGGGATGACGGTCCGAGACTCGGTGTCCCAGGGCCAGGCGGGCACGATCAGTCTGACCGTCGTCGGCTCGACGCGCCCGCTGGCGATCGCGGCGGCCGACAGCGCGGTGACGAAGCGCGGCTCGACGACGGTGATCAACGTGCTCGCGAACGACCAGGCGACCAACCCGTTCCCGGGCTCGCCGCTCAAGGTGATCGCGATCCGCGGTCTCGGCGGCGCGTCTCTGCCCGCGGGGGTCTCCGTCACGCCGAGCGGTGACGACTCGCGGCTGACCGTTCACGTCTCGGCCGACGCGAAGCCGCTCGACACGCACCTCCAGTACGAGGTGGCCGACGTCACGAACGATCCCGACCGCTACGTCTGGGGCGACGTGACCATCTCGGTCGAGGACGTCCCCGACGCGCCCCCGGCGCCCATCCGATCCGGCACGTTCGTCGGCGGCCAGCTGACCCTCTCGTACTCGGCTCCGCGGGCCAACAACTCGCCCATCACCGACTACCGTCTGACGGGCTCGTCGACGGCCGGGAGCTACACGAAAGACTGCGGCATCTCGACGGTCTGCACGCTGACCAACCTGAATCCCGCCACGCCCTACACGTTCACCGTCGCTGCAGTGAACGCGATCGGAGCCTCCGCCGAGAGCCCCGCGTCGGCGGCGTACAGCGCCGACTACGTGCCGGCGAGCCCCACCGGGGTCTCCGTCACGCCGTCCTCGTCGACGCCCGATGCGTTGAACGTGAGCTGGAACACGGTGCCCACGCCGACGAACGGCAGCAAGGTCACCGGGTACGTGGTCGAGATCGCAGGAGCCGGTGCTCCCGGCACACAGACCGTGCCGGCGGGCACCACCTCGACCACGATCGCGGGCCTCCAGTCCGGGGCGCAGTACAGCGTGCAGGTGTACGCGACGAACTCCGCGCAGGTCTCGAGCACGGCGGACTGGGCGCGGAGCCCCGTGTCGACCGGGGTGGCAGTGGGGGTGCCGTCGACCGTGACCGTGACGGCGACCCTCCTGACGGACGGCACCGGTGACGTCAAGGTGTCGCACTCTGCGAGCGATCCTGCGGGCGCAGCCGGGGTCACGTACACGGTCGCGCGGGCGAACGGCGCGGACGCGGCAGCGCAGGCCTGCTCGCCGTCCTCGAAGCCGGGTGCGATCTCGACGAGCAACGGCGTCGACACCACGGCTCAGGACGGCCAGCAGTACACGTACTTCGTCTACTCCGACAACGGTCTCTTCTGCTCGACGTCGAAGTCGAACAGCGTGCAGAGCCTCCAGGCTCCCGGGCAGGCCACGGGCACGGTGCAGCTCGCGGCGAACGGCACCAGCGGCTACTTCGACGTGCAGGTGAGCGGTCTCTCCGTCGCGTCGGGCACGGCGGTCGTGTACCAGGTGTCGGGCGACGGCGGGTCGACCTGGGCCACCGTGAATCCGAACGACTTCATCACGAGCGTCAACGCCGACGGGACCTCGATCTACGGCACGTCGCAGAGCTTCTGGTTCCGCGGCTGCCGCGACAGCGCCGGCGCCATCTGCGGCGCGAAGTCCGATCCGGTGGCAGCGACGCCGATCGCCACCCGTGCATCGGTCGCGCAGTGCACGCCCGGTCAGCCGCTGGTGGTCAACGATCCGGTCAACGGCGGCGGGATCACGCCGTCGAGCTACCTGGTCCGGTTCCAGGACGCACTCGGTCTCTGGTCGAGCGGCCCTGTCGGCGGGGGTGCGTACACCACGTCTAGTACCGTTCCAGACGATGCGGTCAACGTGCAGGTCACCGCGACCGTCCAGGGCAACACCGATCCGAATCCTCCGATCGTGGCGTGCGGCAACTGAGCCGTCCGGCATCCCACCGAAAGTGACACCGAGAGCATGAGCATGACGCCCGAGCAGGCCACCTGGTTCGCCGACATCTTCGCGCGCCTCGTGGCCAACGTCGACAAGGTCCTCCTGGGCAAGTCGTTCGTGATCAAGCTCTCGTTCTCGGCGCTTCTCAGCGAGGGGCACCTGCTTCTCGAGGACTTCCCGGGCACCGGCAAGACGAGCCTCGCCAGGGCGATCGCCCAGACGGTGCAGGGCGCTTCCTCACGCATCCAGTTCACGCCCGACCTCCTTCCCGGCGACATCACCGGTGTGAGCATCTACGACCAGAAGTCCGGCGACTTCGAGTTCCACGCCGGCCCGGTGTTCGCGAACATCGTGCTCGCCGACGAGATCAACCGGGCCTCGCCGAAGACCCAGTCGGCGCTGCTCGAGGTCATGGAGGAGTCCCGAGTCACGGTCGACGGCGTGACGCACTCCGTCGACGCGCCGTTCATGGTCATCGCGACGCAGAACCCGATCGAGCAGGCCGGCACGTACCGCCTGCCGGAGGCCCAGCTCGATCGCTTCATCATGAAGGCCTCCATCGGCTATCCCGACCACGCCGCGACGCTCCGGATCCTCGAGGGCTCGGCGACGCGGGTGCACGAGGGCTCACTGTCGCCCGTGGTGGAGGCCGCCGTGATCGTCGAGATGGCTCGGCTGGCCCGCACCGTCCACGTCGACCCGACCGTCGCCGACTACGTCGCCCGGCTCGTCGACGGCACGCGATCCGCCCCGGAGGTCCGCCTCGGCGTGAGCGTGCGAGGTGCGTTGGCGCTCGTCCGCGTCGCGAAGACCTACGCGGCATCCACGGGGCGTCACTACGTCACCCCCGACGACATCAAGCTCCTCGCGGAGCCGGTGCTCGCCCACCGGCTCGTGCTCGACCCCGAGGCCGAGTTCGACGGCGTCACGCCGTCCAGCGTCATCAGCCAGCTGCTCATCGAGATCGCGCCGCCCGCCGAGCGGGTGAGCGCGTGACCCGAGCCCGTCGCGGTCCGACGGCATGAGCCTCGACCGACCCCCTGTGGCGCCGGACACCCGGCCGCCCGGGCAGTCGCGCCCCGGGGCGGCGGCGCGGCGGGGGCAGACACGGCCACCGGGCGGGGTTCGCCCGGCTCCTGCGCGCTCGACCGCGTCGGTTCGGGAGCCGCGGGCCGACACGCTTTCGAGCACGCAGGGCCTCACCAACGCGCGCACGCGCATCGTCGGCAACCGGACCGGCTTCGGCGCCGACCTCGTCATCGTCCTCGTGCGGGTCTGGCGCGCCGTCGCGGCCTGGTGCGGTCGAGTGGCGGCGGTCGCGTCGGGAATCGTCACGCCGGTGGGCTGGTCGATGCTCGTGATCGCGCCGGCCTCGCTGATCGCCGGGTACCGACTCGGCTGGCTCGAACTCGTCGCGGTCGGCTACGCGGCCGTGGTCCTGCTCTGCCTCGCGGCCCTGTACGCGATCGGGCGCAACGCCTTCACCGTGTCGCTGACGCTCCCGCATCAGCGCGTGGCGGTCGGCGACGACGCCGACGGCCGGGTGACGGTCGCGAACCCCACCAGGAGGCGCGTCCTCGGCGTCACGGTCGAGATCCCCATCGGCCAGGGCCTCGCCGAGATCTCGCTGCCGGGCATGCGGGGCGGCGACTCGGTCGAGGAGTCGTTCGCCGTGCCCACGGGCCGTCGCGGCGTGATCCCGGTCGGCCCCGTGCGCACGGTGCGCGGCGATCCGATCGGTCTCGTGCGGCGCGAGCTCGAGTGGACCGGCGTCACCGAGCTGTACGTGCACCCGAAGACCATCGGCATCCAGTCCACGAGCACGGGCCTGATCCGCGACCTCGAGGGCACGGCGACGCGAGACCTCACCGCGAGCGACATCTCGTTCCACGCTCTCCGCGAGTACGTCCGCGGCGATGAACGACGACACATCCACTGGAAGTCCACCGCCCGTGCAGGCCAGTACATGGTGCGGCAGTTCGAGGAGACCCGCCGCAGCCACCTCGTCATCGCGCTGAGCCTCGCGAACGTCGACTTCGCCACGGAGGACGAGTTCGAACTGGCCGTGAGCGTCGCCGCGTCGCTCGGCATCCGTGCCATCCGCGACGCCCGCGAGGTCACGGTCGTGGTCTCCGAGCGGACGCCCGAGTTCGCCAAGCGCAAGACTCTGGCGGTCAAGCCGCTGAGCACGCTCACCCGCGACCGCCTGCTGGACGAGCTCGCCGTGGTGACCTACTCGGAGTCGTCTCTCGCGATCACCGACGTCGCTCGCGTCACGGGCGAACAGGTGTCGGGCATCTCCGTGGCCTTCCTCGTCGTCGGCTCGACCACCCGCATCACGGATCTTCGCGCCGCGGCCGCCGCGTTCCCTCCCGGCGTCGAGGCCGTGGCCATCGTCTGCGACCCGGAGTCGATCCCCGGCATGCGCCGGGTGGCCGACCTCACGGTGCTCACCGTCGGCTACCTCGACGACCTCAAGCAGTCTTTGGCGAAGGTGGTGAGCGTGTGAGCGCGCCCGCGGCAGGGATCGCGGCGAGGCGGACGGCCTCAGAGGCGCAGCCGCTCCGGCCCCGTCGGTCGCGCCCGCGTGTCTCAGCGGGCTTCGCCCTCGCGCAGGCACTCGCCTTCGCGGTGATCATGGCGATCGCGTGCGTGACGCTCTGGCCGGTGTACGTCAGCGTCGACTTCGTCGTGCTCGTCGTCGTCAGCCTGGTGGTGGGCGCGGCCATCGCTCTCGCGGGGACGTTCCTGCGGCTGTCGAGCTTCTGGCTCCTGCTGGCCACCGTCGTCGCCTTCGGGCTGTTCGGCGTCGCGGTCGCCGTACCGAGTCAGGCCCAGTACGGCGTGCTGCCCACGGTCGACGGGCTCCGGGAGCTCGTGCAGGGCGTCGCGCTCAGCTGGAAGCAGCTCGTCACGATCACGCTCCCGGTCGGCAGCTACCAGGCGCTCCTCGTGCCGGCGTTCGTGCTCGTCCTCCCGGGCACGGTGATCGGCCTCTCGACGGCCCTCCGGTCGTCGCGCGCCGAGCTCGCGCTGGTGCCGCCGGTCGTCGTCTTCGTGGCGGGGATCATCCTGGGGTCGAGTCAGGCGCTCCTGCCCATCGTCACCGGTCTCGCCCTGCTGGCGGCGTCGGTGCTCTGGCTCGTCTGGTGGCGCCTTCGCCGCCGACGGCTCGCCATCGACCGCCTGACCCGGTCAACACTGCGTGCGACGGGTGCGAGCGCAAACCCCCACCGCTCCGGCAATCGCGCCGTCGCGCGTCGCGCCCTCGGCGGCACGCTCGCGACCCTCGCCATCGCGTCGCTCGTCGCGATCGCCGCCGCCACGGTCCTCGGCCCGGCGGGCGCCCGATGGGTGGCCCGCGACGCCGTGGTGAAGCCCTTCGACCCGCGCGACTACGTGAGCCCGCTCAGCGGGTTCCGGGCGTATGAGCAGAAGCCGAGGGTCGACTCGCCGCAGTTGACCGTGACCGGTCTGTCCTCCGGAGACTTCGTCCGGATCGCCACTCTCGACACGTACGACGGCGTCGACTACTCGGTCGGGTCCGCTCGCGCCTCCGGAGACTCGGGCACGTTCACCCGCGTCCCGACGTCGTTCGACCAGTCCAAGGTGCGCGGCAGCCAGGCGTCGATCCAGGTCACGGTCGACGGGTACGACGGCGTGTGGCTGCCCACCGTCGGCAAGCTCGAGACGATCGACTTCGCGGGCGGCAACGCCGCGAACCTCCGCGACGCGTTCTTCTACAACGACACCACCGGCACGGCGGCCGTCGTCGGCGGCGTCTCGAAGGGCGTGTCGTACTCGCTGACGTCGGTCGTCCCGCGACAGCCGTCGAAGGCCCAGCTC is from Frondihabitans australicus and encodes:
- a CDS encoding methylated-DNA--[protein]-cysteine S-methyltransferase, giving the protein MTTATHPRTAVSVARHDSPIGVLTIHARGPAISRLDIEADENPALPPCADELSWQPTPLLDEARRQLDDYFARRRFGFTLPLDSYGTDFQEEVWNALTDVPWGTATSYGELAERTGRPLGARAVGGAIRANPVALLVPCHRVLGAGARLTGYTPGRGVPTKRWLLEHEGIDFVG
- a CDS encoding FHA domain-containing protein, producing the protein MTTSSPARFHSVRIGAATFALDAPLIVGRRPSPPRIVRGAVPRLAAVPSARGEVSATHVDIRQEGTAVVVTDMRSTNGTRVVIPGRLPVALRQGESIVVLAGTIVDIGDGNHLEILPLNRLVPQEESAL
- a CDS encoding PP2C family protein-serine/threonine phosphatase; this encodes MTQIGRPTTAHTIRLGDASSVVLDWAGATDVGLRRAHNEDSFVARSPLFVVADGMGGHSAGDVASDAVVRRLDESATGDFFDTESLEEALRLATDDIEVAAVGTELGVGTTVTGAILTREGDSAYFTIFNVGDSRVYMLDSGLLSQVTVDHSVVQEMVAAGMLHPDDAENHPDSNVITKAIGFGAEPSPDYWRVPARAGLRLLICSDGLTKELPTAAIAAGLAEHADTEEAATALVAAAVAAGGRDNVTAVVVDVRKVVEKADLEATLPTDRLPRP
- a CDS encoding serine/threonine-protein kinase gives rise to the protein MARRLPSQPPVLPGFSHMHVLGSGGFADVFLYEQNMPRRQVAVKVMLSEVVNDQVRQMFQAEANLMAQLSGHPSILTVYQASVSADGRPYLVMELCSSSLSERYRRERIPVADVMRIAVKIGSAIETAHRQGVLHRDIKPSNILMTAYGHPVLSDFGIAASLGESEPTEVVGLSIPWSAPEVLRDDTSGTVASEVWSLGATVYSLLAGRSPFEVMGGANTSADLMQRIEKGRIQSIGRTDVPPSLEAALQRSMSHRPEQRQASVLELVRDFQQVESELGVAQTPIEVAVDDWALATVADLEDRTRVRGSEGAPVASGARRRRRRSLEGSAASGGLDAGVRNSKAIPRSTGTRPEAKSPKRSQYLAWAVIAAAFVALVLVGISSLFLIRSSSSDIPQVSNIHASVTGSSVRFSWTDPGLRSGDTYVVTSGTDNKSTQTSSTFLAPITDGQQVCITVTVNRAGKNGPASAEKCAAAKGSS